In a genomic window of Leisingera caerulea DSM 24564:
- the trxB gene encoding thioredoxin-disulfide reductase — protein sequence MSETRHTKVLIIGSGPAGYTAGVYASRAMLEPILVQGIEPGGQLTTTTEVENWPGDTEVQGPDLMVRMQEHAQAMGCEIIGDYITSLDTSQRPFVAKADSGTTFTADAVILATGARAKWLGLESEEKFKGFGVSACATCDGFFYRGQEIVVIGGGNTAVEEALFLTNFASKVTLIHRRDELRAEKILQDRLMKNDKIETLWFHTLEEVVGTDNPLGVEGVVVKNVQTGELKEIPCKGVFVAIGHAPANELVKDVLELHNGGYVKVKPGSTETSIPGIYAAGDLTDHKYRQAVTSAGMGCMAALDAERFLAEQE from the coding sequence ATGAGCGAGACGCGCCACACCAAGGTTCTGATCATCGGCTCCGGGCCTGCCGGTTATACCGCGGGGGTCTATGCCTCCCGCGCCATGCTGGAGCCCATCCTGGTCCAGGGCATTGAGCCCGGCGGCCAGCTGACCACCACCACCGAGGTGGAGAACTGGCCCGGCGACACCGAGGTCCAGGGCCCCGACCTGATGGTGCGGATGCAGGAGCATGCCCAGGCGATGGGCTGCGAGATCATCGGCGACTACATCACTTCGCTCGACACCTCCCAGCGTCCCTTCGTGGCCAAGGCCGACAGCGGCACCACCTTCACTGCCGATGCGGTGATCCTGGCCACCGGCGCCCGCGCCAAATGGCTGGGCCTGGAGAGCGAAGAAAAGTTCAAGGGCTTCGGCGTCTCCGCCTGCGCCACCTGCGACGGCTTCTTTTACCGCGGCCAGGAGATCGTGGTGATCGGCGGCGGCAACACCGCGGTCGAGGAGGCGCTGTTCCTCACCAACTTCGCCTCCAAGGTGACCCTGATCCACCGCCGCGACGAGCTGCGCGCCGAAAAGATCCTGCAGGACCGCCTGATGAAGAACGACAAGATCGAAACCCTGTGGTTCCACACCCTCGAAGAGGTCGTGGGCACCGACAACCCGCTGGGGGTCGAGGGCGTCGTGGTCAAGAACGTGCAAACAGGCGAGCTGAAGGAAATCCCGTGCAAGGGCGTCTTCGTCGCCATCGGCCACGCGCCGGCCAACGAGCTGGTCAAGGACGTGCTGGAGCTGCACAACGGCGGCTATGTCAAGGTCAAGCCCGGCTCCACCGAAACCTCGATCCCCGGCATCTATGCCGCCGGCGACCTGACCGACCACAAGTACCGCCAGGCGGTCACTTCGGCCGGCATGGGCTGCATGGCGGCGCTTGACGCCGAACGCTTCCTGGCAGAGCAGGAATAA
- a CDS encoding CBS domain-containing protein: protein MATVQQILDAKGGTLHTLPPEAMVVDALKLMAEEDVGSVLVMSGGKLAGIFTERHYTRKVFLAGKTSPTTPLADVMATDFYGVEPGQSAEACMAVMVEKHVRHLPVLKDGELAGIVSIGDLMKSIIDEEQFNASQLVRYVRGMN from the coding sequence ATGGCAACTGTTCAGCAAATTCTTGATGCCAAGGGCGGCACCCTGCACACGCTTCCGCCGGAGGCCATGGTGGTCGACGCCTTGAAGCTGATGGCGGAGGAGGACGTGGGCTCCGTGCTGGTGATGTCCGGCGGCAAACTTGCCGGGATCTTCACCGAGCGGCATTATACCCGCAAGGTGTTCCTGGCTGGCAAAACCTCTCCGACGACGCCGCTTGCCGATGTGATGGCGACGGATTTCTACGGCGTCGAGCCGGGGCAGAGCGCCGAGGCCTGCATGGCGGTGATGGTGGAAAAGCATGTCCGCCATCTGCCGGTGCTGAAGGACGGCGAGCTGGCCGGGATCGTCTCGATCGGCGACCTGATGAAAAGCATCATCGACGAGGAGCAGTTCAATGCCAGCCAGCTGGTGCGCTATGTGCGCGGCATGAACTGA
- a CDS encoding ribonuclease E inhibitor RraB, which translates to MPHDFTAQRAETVAAFNDLQAEHGLPEAADVDYFFVPARDGADWRKLAEELSREGYLCSWVSGKDAGGGSPYLAATLPDQIISATGIWIGEEVATRAALSHGFAPDGWGLEG; encoded by the coding sequence ATGCCGCATGATTTCACCGCGCAACGGGCTGAAACCGTTGCGGCATTCAACGATTTGCAGGCCGAACACGGCCTGCCGGAGGCGGCGGACGTGGATTATTTCTTCGTCCCCGCCCGCGACGGTGCCGACTGGCGCAAGCTGGCCGAAGAGCTGAGCCGCGAGGGCTACCTCTGCAGCTGGGTCAGCGGAAAAGACGCCGGGGGCGGCAGCCCGTATCTGGCCGCCACCCTGCCGGATCAGATCATCTCTGCCACCGGCATCTGGATCGGCGAGGAAGTCGCCACCCGCGCCGCCCTCTCCCACGGCTTCGCCCCCGACGGCTGGGGCCTGGAGGGCTGA
- the pgeF gene encoding peptidoglycan editing factor PgeF — MTLEILTSDLLGPVRHGFFTRRGGASSGIYKGLNCGLGSTDQREAVKINRARAAAAMDVPADHLSAVHQVHSADVAVITEPSQDRPHADAMVTNVPGLALSILTADCQPVLFSDPEAGVIGAAHAGWRGTLDGVLEATLEAMEGLGARRENTAAVIGPTISQRAYEVGPEFFEDFMMQDEAYARFFANGDGGRYLFDLPGLGLHKLRQAGAGAAEWTRHCTYSDPEKFYSYRRATHAKEADYGRLISCIRL, encoded by the coding sequence ATGACGCTTGAAATTCTCACGTCCGATCTGCTTGGCCCGGTGCGGCACGGGTTCTTCACCCGCAGGGGCGGCGCGTCCTCGGGCATCTACAAGGGGCTGAACTGCGGCCTCGGCTCCACCGATCAGCGCGAGGCGGTCAAGATCAACCGGGCCCGCGCGGCGGCAGCGATGGACGTGCCGGCAGACCATCTGAGCGCGGTGCACCAGGTCCACAGCGCCGATGTGGCCGTCATCACCGAACCCTCGCAGGACCGCCCGCACGCCGATGCGATGGTGACCAATGTGCCCGGCCTGGCGCTGTCGATTCTGACCGCCGACTGCCAGCCGGTGCTGTTTTCCGACCCCGAAGCGGGGGTCATCGGCGCCGCCCATGCGGGCTGGCGCGGCACCCTGGACGGGGTGCTGGAAGCCACTCTGGAAGCCATGGAGGGCCTCGGCGCGCGGCGCGAAAACACCGCCGCGGTGATCGGCCCGACGATCTCTCAGCGCGCCTATGAAGTGGGGCCGGAGTTCTTTGAGGACTTCATGATGCAGGACGAGGCCTACGCCCGTTTCTTTGCCAATGGCGACGGCGGCCGCTACCTGTTCGACCTGCCGGGCCTGGGCCTGCACAAGCTGCGCCAGGCTGGCGCCGGTGCTGCGGAATGGACCCGCCACTGCACCTATTCGGATCCGGAGAAGTTCTACTCCTACCGCCGCGCCACCCACGCGAAGGAGGCCGACTACGGCCGCCTGATCTCCTGCATCCGGCTTTAA
- a CDS encoding Hint domain-containing protein gives MTIPQSLQRAAANAVEATAFLQDPAVLRAANKPQLRRYEVCSLLPGGGISETRHIAPALPLFEDAFCAFSRGSLVETASGPVAVEDLLPGDDILTSGGGSQPLVWIGRTSLLPARSGTRGRSHRLTSFMADSLGLQKPASSLVAGPAARLLRTPPHLQGSGKGPLLTPAAEFQDGMSIFETAPPTPVDMYHLCLPRHAVINAGGLEFESYHPGPDALKLASYAIKTLFLNMFPHADSIRDFGPLAYPRADCQGGSAGGPLL, from the coding sequence ATGACCATCCCCCAGTCGCTGCAAAGGGCTGCAGCCAACGCCGTCGAAGCCACCGCATTCCTGCAGGACCCGGCCGTCCTGCGCGCGGCCAACAAGCCGCAGCTGCGCCGCTATGAGGTCTGCAGCCTGCTGCCTGGCGGCGGCATCTCGGAAACCCGCCACATCGCCCCGGCGCTGCCGCTGTTCGAGGATGCCTTCTGCGCGTTTTCCCGCGGCTCGCTGGTGGAAACCGCCAGCGGCCCGGTCGCGGTCGAGGATCTGCTGCCCGGCGACGATATCCTGACCAGCGGCGGCGGCAGCCAGCCGCTGGTGTGGATCGGCCGCACCAGCCTGCTGCCGGCCCGGTCCGGCACCCGCGGCCGCAGCCACCGCCTCACCAGCTTCATGGCCGACAGCCTGGGCCTGCAGAAACCGGCCTCCAGCCTGGTGGCCGGCCCCGCCGCCCGGCTGCTGCGCACGCCGCCGCATCTGCAGGGCAGCGGCAAGGGCCCGCTGCTGACGCCCGCTGCCGAGTTTCAGGACGGGATGAGCATCTTTGAAACCGCGCCGCCGACGCCGGTGGACATGTACCACCTGTGCCTGCCGCGCCATGCGGTGATCAATGCCGGCGGGCTGGAGTTTGAATCCTACCACCCCGGCCCGGACGCGCTGAAGCTGGCCAGTTATGCCATCAAAACCTTGTTTTTGAACATGTTCCCCCACGCAGACAGCATCAGGGACTTTGGCCCGCTGGCCTATCCCCGCGCCGACTGCCAGGGCGGCAGCGCGGGCGGTCCCCTTCTGTGA
- the lgt gene encoding prolipoprotein diacylglyceryl transferase, which translates to MQALIQFPDLSPEIFSIAIGSFEFALRWYALAYIAGIVIAWRLAVAALRRPALWPAHQPPMRPEQVEDLLTWIILGVILGGRLGFVLFYQPAYYLANPAEILKIWQGGMAFHGGLIGVVLATLIFAARHNIPKLQISDLVAHTVPPGLLLGRLANFINAELWGRPTDLPWGVAFPGQAAQDCGQALGELCARHPSQLYEAILEGLILGALLLYLAWRRGAFHSPGRLLGVFLAGYGLARFLVEFVRQPDAQFVTPGNPLGLAWHIGGIGLTQGQALSLPMIAIGLYFLIRARHTARSPA; encoded by the coding sequence ATGCAGGCCTTGATCCAATTCCCCGACCTTTCGCCCGAGATTTTCTCAATCGCCATCGGCAGCTTCGAATTTGCCCTGCGCTGGTACGCGCTGGCCTATATCGCCGGCATCGTCATTGCCTGGCGCCTTGCGGTGGCCGCGCTGCGCCGCCCCGCGCTGTGGCCCGCGCACCAGCCGCCGATGCGCCCCGAACAGGTGGAGGATCTGCTGACCTGGATCATCCTCGGGGTGATCCTGGGCGGGCGCCTGGGGTTCGTGCTGTTCTACCAGCCGGCCTATTACCTGGCCAACCCGGCGGAGATCCTGAAGATCTGGCAGGGCGGCATGGCCTTTCACGGCGGGCTGATCGGCGTGGTGCTGGCCACCCTGATTTTTGCCGCGCGCCACAACATCCCGAAACTGCAGATCTCCGACCTGGTCGCCCACACGGTGCCGCCGGGGCTGCTCCTGGGACGGCTCGCGAATTTCATCAATGCAGAGCTGTGGGGCCGCCCGACGGACCTGCCCTGGGGCGTCGCCTTCCCCGGCCAGGCGGCGCAGGATTGCGGCCAGGCACTGGGTGAGCTCTGCGCCCGCCACCCCTCCCAGCTCTATGAAGCCATTCTGGAAGGGCTGATCCTCGGCGCGCTGCTGCTGTACCTCGCCTGGCGGCGGGGCGCCTTCCACAGCCCGGGCCGCCTGCTGGGGGTGTTCCTGGCGGGCTACGGCCTGGCCCGGTTCCTGGTCGAATTTGTCCGCCAGCCGGATGCGCAGTTCGTCACCCCCGGCAACCCGCTGGGGCTGGCCTGGCACATCGGCGGCATCGGCCTGACCCAGGGCCAGGCGCTGTCGCTGCCGATGATAGCGATCGGCCTTTATTTCCTGATCCGCGCCCGCCACACCGCCCGGAGCCCCGCATGA
- a CDS encoding adenylate/guanylate cyclase domain-containing protein — MASALWQGNWITRTRIITGLVLFTYAFFHFINIGLGLLSPDWMESFQDVRQLITRSFLGGLILYTALILHAGLALWSLARRRTLKMRPGAALQFLLGFLIPLQLLSHLAFTRYSHEIYGVNDEMAYVIVLMWASPEAWQQSALLLAVWIHGCIGLHYWLRLTRWWRQLIPWMAGLAVLIPGFALAGFLTEGRRIHGLFVEGSQRPALMEAFNWPSREVFAELFLTDSRWFTAFLILLGLAAAAHVLNRLLRRRRAVRIRYAFGPEIRAERGLTLLEMSQANGIHHTSLCGGKGRCTTCRVVVDEGADTLPPPAPPEARSLARVKAPANMRLACQIRPQAPLTVTRMFRPDGRKGRAHASQGSEQQLAILFLDMRGFTARTAGQLPYDVVFLLNRFFDAIVPAIVAAGGTVDKYLGDGLLALFEAQTPARSARAALDAATAIGTALQDFNAQLAADGEPAIRIGIGLHLGELVLGEIGSAGHAPRTIIGGSVNTASRLEAQTKELGIELLISARVLQAAGYGLDGFALREFRLRGVAEPLAALPVEHAAALPRLLAKEQG, encoded by the coding sequence GTGGCAAGCGCGCTCTGGCAGGGCAACTGGATCACCCGCACCCGGATCATCACCGGGCTGGTGCTGTTCACCTATGCCTTCTTCCACTTCATCAACATCGGCCTCGGCCTGCTGTCGCCAGACTGGATGGAGTCGTTTCAGGACGTCCGCCAGCTGATCACCCGCAGCTTCCTGGGCGGGCTCATCCTCTATACTGCGCTGATCCTGCATGCCGGGCTGGCGCTGTGGAGCCTGGCCCGCCGCCGCACATTGAAAATGCGCCCGGGCGCGGCGCTGCAGTTCCTGCTCGGCTTCCTGATCCCGCTGCAGCTGCTCAGCCATCTGGCCTTCACCCGCTATTCGCATGAAATCTACGGCGTCAACGACGAGATGGCCTATGTGATTGTGCTGATGTGGGCCTCGCCCGAGGCCTGGCAGCAAAGCGCGCTGCTGCTGGCGGTGTGGATCCACGGCTGCATCGGCCTGCACTACTGGCTGCGGCTGACCCGCTGGTGGCGGCAGCTGATCCCCTGGATGGCGGGGCTGGCGGTGCTGATCCCCGGCTTCGCCCTGGCCGGCTTCCTGACCGAAGGCCGCCGCATCCACGGCCTGTTCGTGGAGGGCAGCCAGCGCCCGGCGCTGATGGAGGCGTTCAACTGGCCCAGCCGCGAGGTTTTTGCCGAGCTGTTCCTGACCGACAGCCGCTGGTTCACGGCCTTCCTGATCCTGCTGGGGCTGGCGGCGGCGGCGCATGTGCTGAACCGGCTGCTGCGGCGGCGCCGGGCGGTGCGCATCCGCTATGCCTTCGGGCCTGAAATCCGCGCCGAGCGCGGCCTGACCCTGCTGGAGATGTCCCAGGCCAACGGCATCCACCACACGTCCCTGTGCGGCGGCAAAGGCCGCTGCACCACCTGCCGGGTGGTGGTGGACGAAGGCGCCGACACCCTGCCGCCGCCCGCCCCGCCCGAGGCCCGCAGCCTGGCCCGCGTCAAGGCGCCCGCCAACATGCGGCTGGCCTGCCAGATCCGCCCCCAGGCGCCGCTCACCGTCACCCGCATGTTCCGCCCCGACGGCCGCAAGGGCCGCGCCCATGCCAGCCAGGGCAGCGAACAGCAGCTGGCCATCCTGTTCCTCGACATGCGCGGCTTCACCGCCCGCACCGCCGGCCAGCTGCCCTATGACGTGGTGTTCCTGCTCAACCGCTTCTTCGACGCCATCGTGCCCGCGATCGTGGCGGCCGGCGGCACCGTCGACAAATACCTCGGCGACGGGCTGCTGGCACTGTTCGAAGCGCAGACACCCGCCCGCTCCGCCCGCGCAGCCCTTGATGCCGCCACCGCCATCGGCACCGCGCTGCAGGACTTCAACGCGCAGCTGGCAGCGGACGGCGAGCCGGCAATCCGCATCGGCATCGGCCTGCATCTGGGCGAACTGGTGCTGGGCGAGATCGGCAGCGCCGGCCATGCGCCGCGCACCATCATCGGCGGCAGTGTCAACACCGCCAGCCGCCTGGAGGCCCAGACCAAGGAGCTGGGAATCGAACTGCTGATTTCCGCCCGCGTGCTGCAGGCCGCCGGATACGGTCTGGACGGGTTTGCCCTGCGGGAATTCCGGCTCCGGGGCGTTGCCGAGCCGCTGGCCGCCCTGCCGGTGGAGCATGCCGCCGCCCTGCCGCGGCTGCTGGCCAAAGAACAGGGTTAA
- a CDS encoding Lrp/AsnC family transcriptional regulator → MVTTRLDPIDRKILSELQADGRMTNVELAKRVGISAPPCLRRVRALEEAGLIHGYHADVNARELGFEVQVFAMVGLESQAEVELSAFEEKCRSWPLVRECHMLNGEVDFILKCVSPDLSTFQSFLTSELLTTPNVASVKTSLVIRGAKDEPGVPFEVLEERLAREA, encoded by the coding sequence ATGGTCACAACCCGTCTAGATCCGATTGATCGCAAGATTTTGTCGGAGCTTCAGGCCGATGGGCGGATGACCAATGTCGAGCTGGCCAAGCGGGTCGGCATCTCGGCGCCGCCGTGTTTGCGCCGGGTGCGGGCGCTGGAGGAGGCCGGGCTGATTCACGGCTATCATGCGGATGTGAACGCCCGCGAGCTGGGGTTCGAGGTGCAGGTCTTTGCCATGGTGGGGCTGGAGAGCCAGGCCGAGGTGGAGCTGAGCGCCTTTGAGGAGAAGTGCCGCAGCTGGCCCCTGGTGCGCGAGTGCCACATGCTGAACGGCGAAGTGGATTTCATCCTGAAATGCGTCTCTCCGGATCTCAGCACCTTTCAAAGCTTCCTGACCAGCGAGCTGCTGACCACGCCGAACGTGGCCAGCGTCAAGACCTCGCTGGTGATCCGCGGCGCCAAGGATGAGCCGGGCGTGCCGTTTGAGGTGCTGGAGGAGCGGCTGGCCCGCGAGGCCTGA
- a CDS encoding class I SAM-dependent methyltransferase has protein sequence MSLMDHLTARIQTDGPMSVADYMGDCLLHPQYGYYTTRDPLGAQGDFTTAPEISQMFGELLGLALAQSWLDQGSPAPFTLAELGPGRGTLMADLLRATRGVPGFHTAMQIRLIEASPALRAAQAKALQGYAPEWLDSAADLPDQPLFLIANEFFDALPIRQFLRAGGGWSEKRIGLKDGALSFGRTPPAPQPALDHRLADTRDGDLVELCEPAGPVTAAIATRIASHGGAALIVDYGDWRALGDTLQALRAHEPADPLQTPGEADLTAHVDFEALAMAAKTNGCAFTRLTPQGVFLERLGITDRARALAAPLQGEGLETLIAAHRRLTHPEEMGNLFKVLGLYPSQAAPPPGLNT, from the coding sequence ATGAGCCTGATGGATCACCTCACCGCGCGCATCCAGACGGACGGCCCGATGTCCGTCGCGGACTACATGGGCGACTGCCTGCTGCACCCGCAGTACGGCTATTACACCACCCGCGACCCGCTGGGCGCCCAGGGCGATTTCACCACCGCGCCGGAAATCAGCCAGATGTTCGGCGAGCTGCTGGGCCTTGCCCTGGCGCAAAGCTGGCTGGATCAGGGATCGCCCGCCCCCTTCACCCTGGCCGAGCTTGGCCCCGGCCGCGGCACCCTGATGGCGGACCTGCTGCGCGCCACCCGCGGCGTGCCCGGCTTCCACACCGCCATGCAGATCCGCCTGATCGAGGCCTCCCCCGCCCTGCGCGCAGCCCAGGCCAAGGCGCTGCAGGGCTATGCGCCCGAATGGCTGGACAGCGCCGCGGACCTGCCCGATCAGCCGCTGTTCCTGATCGCCAATGAGTTCTTCGACGCCCTGCCCATCCGCCAGTTCCTCCGCGCGGGCGGCGGCTGGAGCGAAAAGCGCATCGGCCTTAAGGACGGCGCGCTCAGCTTCGGCCGCACGCCGCCCGCGCCGCAGCCCGCGCTGGACCACCGGCTGGCGGACACCCGCGACGGCGATCTGGTCGAACTGTGCGAACCCGCAGGCCCCGTCACCGCGGCCATCGCCACCCGAATCGCCTCTCATGGCGGCGCCGCGCTGATCGTGGATTACGGCGACTGGCGGGCGCTGGGGGACACCCTGCAGGCCTTGCGCGCGCATGAACCCGCCGACCCGCTGCAAACGCCGGGAGAGGCCGACCTCACCGCCCATGTGGATTTCGAGGCACTGGCCATGGCCGCAAAAACCAACGGTTGCGCCTTCACCCGCCTTACGCCCCAAGGGGTATTCCTCGAACGGCTCGGCATCACCGACCGCGCCCGCGCCCTCGCCGCGCCGCTGCAGGGCGAAGGTCTGGAAACCCTGATCGCCGCACATCGGCGGTTGACGCATCCGGAGGAAATGGGAAACCTGTTCAAAGTGCTCGGCCTCTATCCTTCGCAGGCCGCTCCTCCGCCGGGATTGAACACATGA